Proteins from one Streptomyces sp. 840.1 genomic window:
- a CDS encoding beta-ketoacyl synthase N-terminal-like domain-containing protein, with amino-acid sequence MPVEPIAVVGRGCVLPGALDPDTFWENIAAGRLSLSAAPADRWRLPRQWAMGSVDDHLDRTWTDVGGYVRGFASVFDPGGFLIAPERIASLDPLFHWVLYGVRQALTEAGRSGPLPRGGLVLGNLSYPTPAGAAFAEHVWLSAQRPALRDALLSGERGARPDARNRFSSGLPARLAAQALGLGAGAWSLDAACASSLYAIKLACDRLHDGTADLMVAGAVSRPDPLYLHVGFCGLSATSRTGRSRPFHRDADGLVHGEGAGFVALMRLSEARAAGVPVLGVIRGVGLSNDGRGSGLISPSEEGQVRAMRLAYDVAGVPPESVSLVECHATGTPVGDAVEARGMARVFGAADDVPIGSAKSNVGHLLASAGVAGLLKVLGAMRAGVRPATLGAQQPLDALSGTPLRLLSAAEEWTGQRRAAVSAFGFGGTNAHLIVDPPDAVPVSAARHGGRAERVPVAIVAVGARVGEGTSAEDLRRAVLGGERRGPVTEIPVELPGLCFPPLALERAVPHQLLVLEAAREAVRGVSLPRERTMVVIGTGVDPQVARAGARWRVPFWLERSGVHVTGASADSARGAFTPPMTAEGVVGSMPNLAANRISTQLDLAGPGFTVSAEEASGLIALELAARAIRSGEADAALVGATDLSCEAVHRAALRELGHRDEPGDAAVVLVLKPLAAARRDGDTVVALLDEGAAGEPDMVIGDGPDAVFDPSSVFGRAHAASGLVSVAVAALSLQHRAVPRPGGPADAGAFARTARAVALPLEGPAASVRLRAGDVLPWLRGTAPRLHVFSGADRQEVLAALDSGTRSSAGPARLALLADGDTVPAGRREAARRWLAEGGARPADLLYRDGPVGGQTAFVYTNGSAAYPGMGHELMLALPSLGEAVREGHREMTARLRSGPEPGVLGQIWAAAELAVSHTVLSRDLLGLRPDAALGYSSGESTALVALGAWPDSAGLFEAVRASGLFTTELTGELRAVRRYWRQRGIQGSRWSSYLVGAPLETVRAQIAADASVHLLAVNAPGVCVIGGESVACAAAVARIGADRAIELDYDLAAHAPELAEVAEVWREVHRRPTVEVPGVRFYSGATGRAYRLTEERAAEAITAQGLGTIDFAATVERAWADGVRVFVEHGPRRLCTGWIKRVLGDREHVAVALDASEDTGLRQLCLAVGELVVAGVPVRADALFARLAEASGRLAPPGPTVTIAVPPTPCLPPLERAVTVLPRAPELAPVPDRSPVLRGAFPAGAGVAVPAPSSPATSRARAASAAGAGALAALHALHVAELHQEVMAAHTEAHQRFLRVSALAVQALTTAGRPATGPREADLIPTGSPRLVAGPTEPGPVPARDLRPGPKFDRAQLEHLASREVSALFGPRFAEQDGYPVQTRMPGPPMLFADRVTGIDAVPAALTMAGPVRTDGTIWTETDVLPTSWYLDSTGRMPAGVLIEAGQADLLLLSWLGVDLLNRGERAYRLLGCEVTFHGTPPEAGDTLCFEIHVDGHAEADGVRLAFFHYDCYVDGELRLSVREGQAGFFTPAELAGSGGVRWDPAEHAPADGLPLDPPAVRCVLSRFGPDRLLALAQGRPADCFGPGWESTAAHVRTPALDESRLRLLDEVVAFDPAGGPWGRGYLRAETALSPDDWFFTGHFKNDPCMPGTLMLQGGLQAMAFYLTAMGYTVDRDGWRFEPVTDHPSSAMCRGQATPEGRRVVYELFVTGVCGGPVPTLYADVLGSVDGTKAFLGRGMALRLVPDWPLSHWRHSGPPAVQSGGAPVPLARLAGMAGHREEKPVAVAADGFPFDYASLLACAWGRPSEAFGAMYEPFDGTRRVARLPGPPYHFMSRIVSVEGPQAGMREGSVVVAEYDVPDRVWYFEENGGRAMPFAVLLEIALQPCGWLASYVGSALTGGTDLLFRNLDGSGTVTGEVTPATRTVRTRAELTRVSRSGDMIIESFRVECTADDVPVYELTTVFGYFPRSAFDDQQGLPTSADERARLDEPCGHTVDLTARPARYCAGEPRLPGPMLLMLDRITGYWPDGGSAGLGRLRSEKDVRADAWFFRAHFFQDPVQPGSLGIEAMCQLLQYHLLERGAADGVPAAGFEPVLPGHETAWTYRGQITPANRLIRVDMDIVASGTDERGPYAVADASLWGDDTCIYRVRGLGMRVVPGAGRMP; translated from the coding sequence ATGCCTGTCGAACCCATCGCCGTCGTCGGCCGGGGCTGCGTGCTGCCCGGTGCGCTCGATCCGGACACGTTCTGGGAGAACATCGCCGCCGGCCGCCTGAGCCTGTCGGCCGCACCCGCTGACCGGTGGCGGCTGCCGCGCCAGTGGGCGATGGGCTCGGTGGACGACCACCTCGACCGCACCTGGACCGATGTCGGCGGGTACGTCCGCGGGTTCGCATCGGTCTTCGATCCGGGCGGCTTCCTGATCGCCCCGGAGCGGATCGCGTCGCTGGACCCGCTCTTCCACTGGGTGCTGTACGGGGTCCGGCAGGCGCTCACCGAGGCGGGCCGCTCCGGCCCGTTGCCGCGCGGGGGGCTGGTGCTGGGGAACCTGTCGTATCCCACGCCCGCCGGGGCGGCCTTCGCCGAGCACGTCTGGCTGTCGGCGCAGCGCCCCGCTCTCCGGGACGCCCTGCTGAGCGGTGAGCGCGGTGCGCGCCCCGACGCCCGTAACCGCTTCTCCTCCGGGCTGCCCGCCCGGCTCGCCGCCCAGGCGCTCGGCCTCGGCGCCGGGGCGTGGTCCCTCGACGCCGCCTGCGCGTCCTCGTTGTACGCGATCAAGCTGGCGTGCGACCGGCTGCACGACGGCACGGCCGACCTGATGGTCGCCGGCGCGGTGAGCCGCCCCGACCCGCTCTACCTCCACGTGGGGTTCTGCGGGCTGTCCGCGACCAGCCGCACCGGGCGCAGCCGCCCCTTCCACCGGGACGCGGACGGGCTGGTGCACGGCGAGGGCGCCGGCTTCGTCGCCCTGATGCGGCTGTCCGAGGCGCGCGCCGCCGGTGTGCCGGTGCTCGGCGTGATCCGCGGCGTCGGGCTGTCCAACGACGGGCGTGGTTCGGGTCTGATCAGCCCGTCGGAGGAGGGCCAGGTACGGGCGATGCGGCTGGCGTACGACGTCGCGGGGGTCCCTCCCGAGTCGGTGTCGCTCGTGGAGTGCCATGCGACAGGGACGCCGGTCGGTGACGCGGTGGAGGCGCGCGGCATGGCCCGGGTCTTCGGGGCGGCGGACGACGTGCCGATCGGTTCGGCGAAGTCGAACGTCGGGCACCTGCTGGCCTCGGCGGGCGTGGCGGGGCTGTTGAAGGTGCTCGGCGCGATGCGCGCGGGGGTCCGCCCGGCGACGCTCGGCGCGCAGCAGCCGCTGGACGCGCTGTCGGGTACCCCGTTGCGGCTGCTGTCCGCTGCGGAGGAGTGGACGGGGCAGCGGCGGGCCGCGGTGAGCGCGTTCGGGTTCGGCGGTACCAACGCCCACCTGATCGTCGACCCACCGGACGCCGTTCCCGTGTCCGCGGCCCGGCACGGCGGCAGGGCCGAGCGGGTACCGGTGGCGATCGTGGCCGTCGGCGCCCGGGTCGGCGAGGGCACGTCCGCCGAGGATCTGCGCCGGGCGGTGCTGGGTGGTGAACGGCGCGGCCCCGTCACGGAGATCCCCGTTGAGCTGCCGGGCCTGTGCTTCCCGCCGCTGGCCCTGGAGCGGGCCGTGCCCCATCAGCTCCTGGTGCTGGAGGCGGCCCGGGAGGCCGTACGGGGGGTGAGCCTGCCCCGCGAGCGGACCATGGTGGTCATCGGAACCGGGGTGGACCCCCAGGTGGCCCGCGCGGGTGCCCGCTGGCGGGTGCCGTTCTGGCTGGAGCGGTCGGGCGTGCACGTCACCGGCGCCTCGGCGGATTCCGCCCGGGGGGCGTTCACTCCCCCGATGACGGCGGAAGGGGTGGTGGGCAGCATGCCGAACCTCGCGGCGAACCGCATCAGCACCCAACTTGACCTGGCGGGCCCCGGGTTCACGGTCTCCGCCGAGGAGGCCTCCGGGCTGATCGCACTGGAGCTCGCGGCGCGGGCCATCCGTTCGGGTGAGGCCGACGCCGCTCTCGTCGGTGCCACCGACCTGTCCTGCGAGGCCGTCCACCGGGCTGCTCTGCGGGAGCTCGGCCACCGGGACGAGCCCGGGGACGCGGCCGTCGTCCTGGTCCTCAAGCCCCTGGCGGCCGCCCGCAGGGACGGCGACACCGTGGTGGCCCTGCTGGACGAGGGTGCCGCCGGGGAACCCGACATGGTCATCGGGGACGGCCCGGACGCGGTGTTCGACCCGTCGTCGGTCTTCGGGCGCGCCCATGCCGCGTCCGGCCTGGTCTCCGTCGCGGTCGCGGCACTCTCCCTCCAGCACCGCGCGGTGCCCCGCCCCGGCGGGCCCGCGGACGCCGGAGCCTTCGCCCGGACGGCGCGGGCGGTGGCGCTGCCGCTGGAAGGGCCGGCCGCGAGCGTACGGCTGCGCGCGGGGGACGTCCTGCCGTGGCTGCGGGGCACGGCTCCGCGCCTGCACGTCTTCTCCGGGGCCGATCGTCAGGAGGTGCTGGCCGCGCTGGACTCCGGTACGCGTTCCTCGGCCGGCCCGGCCCGCCTCGCGCTCCTTGCCGACGGGGACACCGTGCCGGCCGGCCGCAGGGAAGCCGCCCGCCGCTGGCTGGCGGAGGGCGGGGCCCGCCCCGCCGACCTGCTGTACCGGGACGGTCCGGTCGGCGGGCAGACCGCCTTCGTCTACACGAACGGCTCGGCCGCCTACCCGGGTATGGGCCATGAGCTGATGCTCGCCCTGCCGTCGCTGGGCGAGGCGGTGCGGGAGGGGCACCGCGAGATGACCGCCCGGCTGCGGTCCGGGCCGGAGCCGGGTGTCCTCGGGCAGATCTGGGCCGCCGCCGAACTGGCGGTCTCCCACACCGTGCTCAGCCGCGACCTGCTCGGGCTGCGGCCGGACGCCGCGCTCGGGTACTCATCGGGCGAGTCGACGGCGCTGGTCGCGCTGGGGGCCTGGCCTGACTCCGCGGGGCTGTTCGAGGCCGTCCGGGCCAGTGGTCTGTTCACGACCGAACTCACAGGTGAGCTGCGGGCGGTCCGGCGTTACTGGCGGCAGCGGGGGATCCAGGGCTCGCGGTGGTCGAGCTATCTGGTCGGAGCACCGCTGGAGACCGTCCGGGCGCAGATCGCGGCGGACGCCTCGGTCCACCTGCTGGCGGTGAACGCGCCCGGTGTCTGCGTCATCGGCGGCGAGTCGGTGGCGTGTGCGGCGGCCGTGGCCAGGATCGGCGCCGACCGGGCGATCGAGCTGGACTACGACCTGGCGGCCCACGCACCGGAGCTGGCCGAGGTCGCGGAGGTGTGGCGCGAGGTCCACCGCCGTCCCACGGTCGAGGTGCCCGGGGTGCGGTTCTACAGCGGGGCCACCGGGCGGGCGTACCGGCTGACGGAGGAGCGGGCCGCCGAGGCGATCACCGCCCAGGGGCTCGGCACGATCGACTTCGCGGCCACGGTCGAGCGGGCGTGGGCGGACGGCGTCCGGGTGTTCGTGGAGCACGGGCCCCGGAGACTGTGCACCGGCTGGATCAAGCGGGTGCTCGGCGACCGGGAACACGTGGCCGTCGCGCTGGACGCCTCCGAGGACACCGGGCTGCGGCAGCTGTGCCTCGCGGTCGGCGAACTCGTCGTCGCCGGAGTGCCGGTGCGGGCGGACGCGCTGTTCGCCCGGCTCGCCGAGGCCTCGGGCCGGCTCGCGCCGCCCGGCCCCACCGTCACCATCGCCGTACCCCCGACCCCGTGCCTGCCTCCCCTGGAGCGTGCCGTGACCGTTCTGCCCCGGGCGCCCGAGCTGGCCCCCGTACCGGACCGGAGCCCCGTCCTGCGCGGCGCCTTCCCCGCCGGGGCCGGCGTCGCCGTACCCGCGCCCTCCTCCCCCGCAACCTCCCGCGCTCGTGCGGCAAGTGCGGCGGGAGCCGGGGCGTTGGCCGCCCTGCACGCGCTTCACGTCGCCGAGCTGCACCAGGAGGTGATGGCCGCGCACACCGAGGCTCATCAACGGTTCCTGCGGGTGTCGGCACTCGCCGTCCAGGCACTGACCACCGCCGGCAGGCCGGCAACCGGGCCCCGCGAAGCGGACTTGATCCCAACGGGATCCCCCAGGCTGGTGGCCGGGCCGACCGAGCCCGGCCCGGTCCCGGCGAGAGACCTCAGGCCGGGGCCGAAGTTCGACCGCGCCCAGCTGGAGCACCTCGCCTCCCGCGAGGTCTCCGCGCTGTTCGGGCCGCGCTTCGCCGAACAGGACGGGTACCCGGTACAGACCCGGATGCCCGGACCGCCCATGCTGTTCGCCGACCGGGTCACCGGCATCGACGCGGTGCCGGCGGCGCTGACGATGGCAGGTCCGGTGCGCACGGACGGGACGATCTGGACGGAGACCGACGTCCTGCCCACCAGCTGGTACCTGGACTCCACGGGGCGCATGCCCGCCGGCGTACTGATCGAGGCGGGCCAGGCCGATCTGCTCCTGCTCAGCTGGCTGGGCGTCGACCTCCTGAACCGGGGCGAGCGCGCCTACCGGCTGCTCGGCTGCGAGGTGACGTTCCACGGCACCCCGCCCGAGGCGGGCGACACCCTGTGCTTCGAGATTCATGTCGACGGCCACGCGGAGGCCGACGGTGTGCGGCTGGCGTTCTTCCACTACGACTGTTACGTGGACGGCGAACTGCGGCTGAGCGTCCGCGAGGGCCAGGCCGGGTTCTTCACCCCGGCGGAACTCGCCGGCAGCGGCGGTGTCCGCTGGGACCCCGCCGAGCACGCGCCCGCTGACGGCCTGCCGCTCGACCCGCCGGCCGTGCGCTGCGTGCTGTCCCGCTTCGGGCCCGACCGGTTGCTGGCCCTGGCGCAGGGCCGCCCGGCGGACTGCTTCGGGCCCGGCTGGGAGTCGACGGCTGCCCACGTACGCACGCCTGCGCTGGACGAGAGCCGACTGCGGCTGCTGGACGAGGTCGTCGCGTTCGACCCCGCCGGAGGACCGTGGGGGCGCGGGTATCTGCGCGCCGAGACCGCGCTCTCGCCCGACGACTGGTTCTTCACCGGGCATTTCAAGAACGACCCCTGTATGCCGGGCACTCTGATGCTCCAGGGCGGTCTCCAGGCGATGGCGTTCTACCTGACGGCCATGGGCTACACGGTCGACCGGGACGGCTGGCGCTTCGAACCGGTCACCGATCACCCCTCCAGTGCGATGTGCCGGGGCCAGGCGACGCCGGAGGGCCGACGGGTCGTCTACGAGCTGTTCGTCACGGGCGTCTGCGGCGGACCGGTGCCGACGCTGTACGCGGACGTCCTGGGCTCGGTGGACGGGACGAAGGCGTTCCTGGGCCGCGGCATGGCGCTCCGGCTGGTCCCCGACTGGCCGCTGTCGCACTGGCGGCACTCGGGCCCGCCCGCCGTGCAGTCCGGCGGCGCCCCGGTGCCCCTGGCACGGCTCGCCGGGATGGCCGGGCACCGGGAGGAGAAGCCGGTGGCTGTGGCGGCCGACGGGTTCCCCTTCGACTACGCCTCGCTGCTGGCCTGCGCCTGGGGCCGGCCGAGCGAGGCGTTCGGCGCCATGTACGAGCCGTTCGACGGCACCCGCAGGGTGGCCCGGCTCCCCGGCCCGCCGTACCACTTCATGAGCCGGATTGTGTCGGTGGAGGGGCCGCAGGCCGGAATGCGGGAGGGCAGTGTCGTCGTCGCCGAGTACGACGTGCCGGACCGGGTCTGGTACTTCGAGGAGAACGGCGGCCGCGCCATGCCGTTCGCCGTCCTGCTGGAGATCGCGCTGCAGCCCTGCGGGTGGCTTGCCTCGTACGTGGGCAGCGCGCTGACCGGCGGGACGGACCTGCTGTTCCGCAACCTCGACGGATCGGGAACGGTCACCGGCGAGGTCACTCCGGCGACCCGTACCGTCCGTACCAGGGCGGAGCTGACGCGCGTCTCGCGCAGCGGAGACATGATCATCGAGTCGTTCCGGGTGGAGTGCACGGCCGACGACGTACCGGTGTACGAACTCACCACGGTCTTCGGCTACTTCCCGCGTTCGGCCTTCGACGACCAGCAGGGCCTGCCGACTTCGGCGGACGAGCGGGCCCGGCTCGACGAGCCCTGCGGGCACACCGTCGATCTGACCGCCCGCCCCGCCCGCTACTGCGCCGGGGAGCCGCGTCTGCCGGGCCCGATGCTGTTGATGCTGGACCGGATCACGGGTTACTGGCCGGACGGGGGAAGCGCGGGGCTCGGCCGGCTGCGGTCGGAGAAGGACGTGCGCGCGGACGCCTGGTTCTTCCGGGCGCACTTCTTCCAGGACCCGGTCCAACCGGGCTCGTTGGGCATCGAAGCCATGTGCCAGCTCCTCCAGTACCACCTGCTCGAACGCGGCGCGGCCGACGGCGTCCCCGCCGCCGGGTTCGAGCCGGTGCTGCCCGGTCACGAGACGGCCTGGACATACCGGGGCCAGATCACCCCGGCGAACCGGCTGATCCGGGTGGACATGGACATCGTGGCGAGCGGCACGGACGAGCGGGGGCCCTACGCCGTGGCGGACGCCTCGCTGTGGGGCGACGACACGTGCATCTACCGCGTGCGGGGCCTGGGCATGCGGGTGGTGCCGGGGGCGGGGCGCATGCCCTGA
- a CDS encoding MerR family transcriptional regulator, with product MNDATLHPIGEVARLTGLSVKTIRFYSDSGVVPLAARSPAGYRLYDLDALLRLDLVRTLRELGMDLATIRQVLDRKVSVAEVAAVHADAVDLQIRTLRLRRSVLRAVAVHGSGPEEASLMHKLTRLTAAERRRLIDDFIDATFGTEHARLELAAMVRAAAPALADDPSPEQIRAWVELNELMDDEDFRDHMRRTAEQGTDHTEPGLRGEVPEPVGELVAAAKEAGIDPLGPEAGPAVRGIVQLFVQAYPHIPEAEGALRMIEQLEAAGDPRMERYWRLVWAVNGWQVLPSLLPDRSWLLQALRADRTP from the coding sequence ATGAACGACGCGACCCTCCACCCGATCGGGGAAGTTGCCCGGCTCACCGGCCTGTCGGTGAAGACGATCCGGTTCTACTCCGACTCGGGGGTGGTGCCGCTCGCCGCCCGCAGCCCCGCCGGATACCGGCTCTACGACCTCGACGCACTGCTCCGCCTGGACCTCGTACGCACCTTGCGGGAGCTGGGCATGGACCTCGCCACCATCCGGCAGGTGCTGGACCGCAAGGTCTCGGTGGCGGAGGTGGCGGCGGTCCACGCCGATGCCGTGGATCTCCAGATCCGGACGTTGCGGCTGCGGCGCAGTGTCCTGAGAGCCGTGGCCGTCCACGGCTCCGGTCCCGAGGAGGCCAGTCTCATGCACAAGCTCACCCGCCTGACCGCAGCCGAACGCAGGCGCCTGATCGACGACTTCATCGACGCCACCTTCGGTACGGAACACGCCCGCCTCGAACTCGCCGCCATGGTGCGCGCGGCCGCCCCCGCCCTTGCGGACGACCCCTCCCCCGAGCAGATCCGCGCGTGGGTGGAGCTCAACGAGCTCATGGACGACGAGGACTTCCGCGACCACATGCGCAGGACCGCTGAACAGGGGACCGACCACACGGAACCAGGTCTACGGGGCGAGGTGCCCGAGCCCGTCGGCGAACTGGTCGCCGCGGCGAAGGAAGCGGGCATCGACCCGCTCGGCCCGGAAGCCGGACCGGCCGTCCGGGGCATCGTCCAGCTGTTCGTACAGGCCTACCCGCATATCCCCGAGGCGGAGGGGGCGCTCCGGATGATCGAGCAACTGGAGGCGGCGGGCGATCCGCGCATGGAGCGGTACTGGCGGCTGGTGTGGGCGGTCAACGGCTGGCAGGTGCTGCCGAGTCTGCTGCCGGACCGTTCCTGGCTGCTCCAGGCGCTGCGCGCGGACCGCACTCCGTAA